In the Microtus pennsylvanicus isolate mMicPen1 chromosome 6, mMicPen1.hap1, whole genome shotgun sequence genome, one interval contains:
- the Spmap2 gene encoding sperm microtubule associated protein 2 isoform X2: MGELGERRASLLSNPVPEAKTSGGSEHGQNNGGLGNGSVGPQSTSFDSHWLQGSQATSGLASEDPEEDIPQEEVAGEELAEAPNPDGGRELEVEVVEMSQLSITERTPSISTAKSRRKKKGRRLLELAKPKTNWQCLRDRPSVYWTERFIEDTTLSITVPEVSRRVEELSRPKRFYLEYYNNNRTTPIWPIPRSTLEYQPSNRVKQLAIPKVRNNIWSIDMSEVSQVSRAAQMAVPTPRTLSLAKPRPPAILMEEWDPMPKPKPYVSDYNRLLQLATPKALSEKCVPDRSPQWEVLEVTKRAVASSRILSLAQPKIRKDLNEGYNPYYISPASLVAQASPRIYELATPKFITKKV; the protein is encoded by the exons ATGGGGGAACTCGGTGAACGCAGAGCCAGTTTGCTCAGCAACCCTGTCCCGGAGGCCAAGACTTCAGGGGGGTCAGAGCATGGGCAGAACAATGGCGGTCTGGGGAATGGCAGTGTGGGCCCCCAGAGCACGTCATTTGACAGCCACTGGCTCCAGGGCTCCCAGGCCACCTCAGGGCTAGCCTCAGAAGACCCGGAGGAAGACATTCCCCAGGAAGAGGTGGCCGGGGAAGAGCTAGCTGAGGCTCCCAATCCAGATGGTGGTCGAGAGCTGGAGGTGGAAGTAGTTGAAATGAG CCAGCTGTCCATCACTGAGCGGACTCCCAGCATCTCCACAGCCAAGagcaggaggaaaaagaagggccGGAGACTGCTGGAGCTGGCAAAACCCAAGACCAACTGGCAATGCCTGAGAGACAG GCCTTCTGTATACTGGACCGAGCGGTTTATCGAGGACACCACCTTGAGCATCACAGTCCCCG AGGTATCCCGCCGAGTGGAGGAGCTGTCGCGGCCCAAGAGGTTCTACCTGGAATATTACAACAACAACAG GACCACGCCCATCTGGCCCATCCCTCGATCCACTTTGGAGTACCAGCCTTCTAACCGGGTGAAGCAACTGGCTATTCCTAAGGTTCGCAACAACATCTGGAGCATCGACATGTCTGAG GTTTCCCAGGTGTCCAGAGCAGCCCAGATGGCAGTCCCCACCCCACGGACCCTTAGCCTGGCAAAGCCTAGGCCCCCAGCCATCCTCATGGAAGAGTGGGACCCTATGCCGAAACCCAAGCCTTATGTGTCTGACTATAACCGTCTCCTCCAGCTGGCAA ctCCCAAGGCTCTGTCAGAGAAGTGTGTTCCTGACCGCAGCCCTCAGTGGGAGGTCCTGGAAGTCACCAAGAGAGCAGTGGCCAGTTCACGGATCCTCTCCCTGGCCCAGCCTAAGATCCGCAAGGACCTCAACGAGGGCTACAACCCGTActacatctctccagcctctctggtGGCCCAGGCGTCTCCTCGCATTTATGAGCTAGCCACCCCCAAATTCATCACCAAGAAAGTGTGA
- the Spmap2 gene encoding sperm microtubule associated protein 2 isoform X1 — translation MGELGERRASLLSNPVPEAKTSGGSEHGQNNGGLGNGSVGPQSTSFDSHWLQGSQATSGLASEDPEEDIPQEEVAGEELAEAPNPDGGRELEVEVVEMSQLSITERTPSISTAKSRRKKKGRRLLELAKPKTNWQCLRDRKGCCCKGYAWISPRKNNLQFCLYWPSVYWTERFIEDTTLSITVPEVSRRVEELSRPKRFYLEYYNNNRTTPIWPIPRSTLEYQPSNRVKQLAIPKVRNNIWSIDMSEVSQVSRAAQMAVPTPRTLSLAKPRPPAILMEEWDPMPKPKPYVSDYNRLLQLATPKALSEKCVPDRSPQWEVLEVTKRAVASSRILSLAQPKIRKDLNEGYNPYYISPASLVAQASPRIYELATPKFITKKV, via the exons ATGGGGGAACTCGGTGAACGCAGAGCCAGTTTGCTCAGCAACCCTGTCCCGGAGGCCAAGACTTCAGGGGGGTCAGAGCATGGGCAGAACAATGGCGGTCTGGGGAATGGCAGTGTGGGCCCCCAGAGCACGTCATTTGACAGCCACTGGCTCCAGGGCTCCCAGGCCACCTCAGGGCTAGCCTCAGAAGACCCGGAGGAAGACATTCCCCAGGAAGAGGTGGCCGGGGAAGAGCTAGCTGAGGCTCCCAATCCAGATGGTGGTCGAGAGCTGGAGGTGGAAGTAGTTGAAATGAG CCAGCTGTCCATCACTGAGCGGACTCCCAGCATCTCCACAGCCAAGagcaggaggaaaaagaagggccGGAGACTGCTGGAGCTGGCAAAACCCAAGACCAACTGGCAATGCCTGAGAGACAG GAAGGGGTGCTGTTGTAAGGGCTATGCCTGGATTTCCCCACGTAAGAACAACTTGCAGTTCTGCCTGTATTG GCCTTCTGTATACTGGACCGAGCGGTTTATCGAGGACACCACCTTGAGCATCACAGTCCCCG AGGTATCCCGCCGAGTGGAGGAGCTGTCGCGGCCCAAGAGGTTCTACCTGGAATATTACAACAACAACAG GACCACGCCCATCTGGCCCATCCCTCGATCCACTTTGGAGTACCAGCCTTCTAACCGGGTGAAGCAACTGGCTATTCCTAAGGTTCGCAACAACATCTGGAGCATCGACATGTCTGAG GTTTCCCAGGTGTCCAGAGCAGCCCAGATGGCAGTCCCCACCCCACGGACCCTTAGCCTGGCAAAGCCTAGGCCCCCAGCCATCCTCATGGAAGAGTGGGACCCTATGCCGAAACCCAAGCCTTATGTGTCTGACTATAACCGTCTCCTCCAGCTGGCAA ctCCCAAGGCTCTGTCAGAGAAGTGTGTTCCTGACCGCAGCCCTCAGTGGGAGGTCCTGGAAGTCACCAAGAGAGCAGTGGCCAGTTCACGGATCCTCTCCCTGGCCCAGCCTAAGATCCGCAAGGACCTCAACGAGGGCTACAACCCGTActacatctctccagcctctctggtGGCCCAGGCGTCTCCTCGCATTTATGAGCTAGCCACCCCCAAATTCATCACCAAGAAAGTGTGA
- the Spmap2 gene encoding sperm microtubule associated protein 2 isoform X3 translates to MGELGERRASLLSNPVPEAKTSGGSEHGQNNGGLGNGSVGPQSTSFDSHWLQGSQATSGLASEDPEEDIPQEEVAGEELAEAPNPDGGRELEVEVVEMSQLSITERTPSISTAKSRRKKKGRRLLELAKPKTNWQCLRDRKGCCCKGYAWISPRKNNLQFCLYWPSVYWTERFIEDTTLSITVPEVSRRVEELSRPKRFYLEYYNNNRTTPIWPIPRSTLEYQPSNRVKQLAIPKVRNNIWSIDMSEVSQVSRAAQMAVPTPRTLSLAKPRPPAILMEEWDPMPKPKPYVSDYNRLLQLAKF, encoded by the exons ATGGGGGAACTCGGTGAACGCAGAGCCAGTTTGCTCAGCAACCCTGTCCCGGAGGCCAAGACTTCAGGGGGGTCAGAGCATGGGCAGAACAATGGCGGTCTGGGGAATGGCAGTGTGGGCCCCCAGAGCACGTCATTTGACAGCCACTGGCTCCAGGGCTCCCAGGCCACCTCAGGGCTAGCCTCAGAAGACCCGGAGGAAGACATTCCCCAGGAAGAGGTGGCCGGGGAAGAGCTAGCTGAGGCTCCCAATCCAGATGGTGGTCGAGAGCTGGAGGTGGAAGTAGTTGAAATGAG CCAGCTGTCCATCACTGAGCGGACTCCCAGCATCTCCACAGCCAAGagcaggaggaaaaagaagggccGGAGACTGCTGGAGCTGGCAAAACCCAAGACCAACTGGCAATGCCTGAGAGACAG GAAGGGGTGCTGTTGTAAGGGCTATGCCTGGATTTCCCCACGTAAGAACAACTTGCAGTTCTGCCTGTATTG GCCTTCTGTATACTGGACCGAGCGGTTTATCGAGGACACCACCTTGAGCATCACAGTCCCCG AGGTATCCCGCCGAGTGGAGGAGCTGTCGCGGCCCAAGAGGTTCTACCTGGAATATTACAACAACAACAG GACCACGCCCATCTGGCCCATCCCTCGATCCACTTTGGAGTACCAGCCTTCTAACCGGGTGAAGCAACTGGCTATTCCTAAGGTTCGCAACAACATCTGGAGCATCGACATGTCTGAG GTTTCCCAGGTGTCCAGAGCAGCCCAGATGGCAGTCCCCACCCCACGGACCCTTAGCCTGGCAAAGCCTAGGCCCCCAGCCATCCTCATGGAAGAGTGGGACCCTATGCCGAAACCCAAGCCTTATGTGTCTGACTATAACCGTCTCCTCCAGCTGGCAA AGTTTTAA